In one Pseudodesulfovibrio tunisiensis genomic region, the following are encoded:
- a CDS encoding transporter substrate-binding domain-containing protein, translated as MRVLKITALAAALLLVAASMVFAGPTYDRVMKDKALKAGITNKGKPFGFINDQNEWVGFDYDMAKEIAKRIGVEFEPVVVNNKTRVSFVQTNPPKVDMVLANMTHKRVRDEKIDFSITYFFDGQKFLARKGAINSAAELKGKKIGSMQGTTSIVNAIAYMKKLGDANPKVTGYQNEVEMFEALRSGRVQAISTDSTLLIALAAKEPGKYELVGEFISDEPYGVGLPQDDSAWRDVINFTIQDIWKDGTYMKIYNKWFGPDSETPFPMTEKIEMWP; from the coding sequence ATGAGAGTTCTCAAAATCACCGCCCTGGCCGCCGCGCTGCTGCTCGTCGCCGCAAGCATGGTTTTCGCGGGCCCCACCTATGACCGCGTCATGAAGGACAAGGCACTCAAGGCCGGCATCACCAACAAGGGCAAACCCTTCGGATTCATCAACGATCAGAACGAATGGGTCGGCTTCGACTACGACATGGCCAAGGAAATCGCCAAGCGCATCGGCGTGGAGTTCGAGCCCGTGGTCGTGAACAACAAGACCCGCGTCTCCTTTGTCCAGACCAACCCGCCCAAGGTGGACATGGTTCTGGCCAACATGACCCACAAGCGCGTGCGCGACGAAAAGATCGACTTTTCCATCACCTACTTTTTCGACGGCCAGAAATTCCTTGCCCGCAAAGGCGCCATCAATTCCGCCGCGGAACTCAAGGGCAAGAAGATCGGCTCCATGCAGGGCACCACGTCCATCGTGAACGCCATTGCCTACATGAAGAAGCTCGGCGACGCCAATCCCAAGGTCACCGGCTACCAGAACGAGGTCGAGATGTTCGAGGCCCTGCGTTCCGGCCGCGTGCAGGCCATCTCCACCGACTCCACCCTGCTCATCGCCCTGGCTGCCAAGGAGCCCGGCAAGTACGAGCTGGTGGGCGAATTCATTTCCGACGAGCCCTACGGCGTGGGCCTGCCCCAGGACGACTCCGCATGGCGTGATGTGATCAACTTCACTATTCAGGACATCTGGAAGGACGGCACCTACATGAAGATCTACAACAAGTGGTTCGGTCCGGATTCCGAGACTCCGTTCCCCATGACCGAAAAGATCGAAATGTGGCCGTAA
- a CDS encoding amino acid ABC transporter ATP-binding protein, with translation MISFKNVNKWYGDFHVLNNINLDIEKGEVVVICGPSGSGKSTLIRCINRLEPIQEGDILVDGMNVNSPRTNMTTLRAEVGFVFQSFNLYPHMTVLDNVILAPTLVRHMSRAEAGTIAMDLLKKVNIPDKADAYPSQLSGGQQQRVAIARGLAMQPRIMLFDEPTSALDPEMINEVLDVMKSLAREGMTMICVTHEMGFAREVADRVIFMDGGHLIEENTPEEFFHNPKNDRTKDFLSKILSH, from the coding sequence GTGATATCTTTCAAAAATGTCAACAAATGGTACGGCGACTTCCATGTACTCAACAATATCAACCTTGATATCGAAAAAGGCGAAGTCGTAGTCATCTGCGGTCCATCCGGATCGGGCAAGAGCACCCTGATTCGCTGCATAAACCGTCTGGAGCCCATCCAGGAGGGCGACATTCTGGTTGACGGCATGAACGTCAACTCGCCCAGAACGAACATGACCACGTTGCGCGCCGAGGTCGGTTTCGTCTTCCAGTCGTTCAATCTCTATCCGCACATGACCGTGCTGGACAATGTCATTCTGGCCCCCACGCTGGTCCGGCACATGTCCCGGGCCGAGGCAGGCACCATCGCCATGGACCTGCTCAAGAAGGTCAACATCCCGGACAAGGCGGACGCCTATCCCTCGCAGCTTTCCGGCGGGCAGCAACAGCGTGTGGCCATCGCACGCGGACTGGCAATGCAGCCCCGGATCATGCTCTTCGACGAGCCGACTTCCGCATTGGACCCGGAGATGATCAACGAGGTTCTGGACGTGATGAAATCCCTGGCCCGCGAGGGCATGACCATGATCTGCGTGACCCACGAAATGGGATTTGCCAGAGAAGTGGCAGACAGGGTCATCTTCATGGACGGCGGGCATCTCATCGAGGAGAACACGCCCGAGGAATTCTTCCACAACCCCAAGAACGACCGCACAAAGGATTTCCTGAGCAAGATTCTGAGCCACTGA